In the Salvelinus fontinalis isolate EN_2023a chromosome 34, ASM2944872v1, whole genome shotgun sequence genome, one interval contains:
- the LOC129833676 gene encoding G-protein coupled receptor family C group 5 member B-like isoform X1, protein MALFPVLLLLLSVLHRGSSQDPDEDSLAVPRGCGWGLVRPYTLLCDLDSVWGVAVESAAASGALAAILLGLIILCRLHHVSEAEKRSGVGPILLLLLGILGLFGLSFAYLIERDEQLCLLRRALWGLLFALCFSCLLVQGVRLRRLGRERRSPGGCALTGLALGLSAVQGIIAAEWLLLTVLREGRAACQYLPLDFSLACSYVLALLLAALGAASFALCGKTRQWRCNAIWLLSACLLSLLLWVAWVGFYLYGNAWLGRSPDWDDPALAIALVAQGWLLLLFHAVPEAHSCLCSPPQPSAPDYFDTSQAPSRMRETSFDEDIPLSHRQFPENQSYGFDENTAGLRSAGNHNGNTAPRPSAPFRSNVYQPTEMTMILNGGAVSSHIVPSAPPTYTGRQLW, encoded by the exons ATGGCACTcttccctgtcctcctcctcctcctctccgtgCTCCATCGTGGTTCCTCCCAGGACCCTGATGAGGACTCGTTGGCAGTGCCCCGGGGGTGTGGCTGGGGCCTGGTGCGTCCCTACACCCTCCTCTGCGACCTGGACTCTGTTTGGGGCGTGGCGGTCGAATCTGCAGCGGCCAGCGGCGCCCTGGCTGCCATTTTACTGGGCCTGATCATCCTCTGCCGACTACACCATGTGAGCGAGGCGGAGAAGCGCAGCGGCGTGGGACCCATTCTCCTCCTGCTTCTGGGCATCCTGGGCCTGTTCGGCCTCAGTTTCGCCTACCTCATCGAGCGTGACGAACAGCTGTGTCTTCTGCGCCGTGCCCTCTGGGGCCTGCTCTTCGCCCTGTGCTTCTCCTGCCTGCTGGTGCAGGGTGTGCGGCTCCGGAGGTTGGGCCGCGAGCGCCGGAGCCCGGGGGGCTGTGCTCTGACCGGCCTGGCCCTGGGGCTGAGCGCCGTCCAGGGGATCATCGCCGCCGAGTGGCTCCTGCTCACGGTGCTCAGGGAGGGCAGAGCGGCCTGCCAGTACCTGCCTCTGGACTTCTCCTTAGCCTGTAGCTATGTGCTTGCGCTACTGCTAGCCGCGCTGGGAGCGGCCTCCTTCGCTCTCTGTGGGAAGACCCGGCAGTGGCGCTGTAACGCGATCTGGCTCCTCTCCGCctgtctgttgtctctcctcctctgggttGCCTGGGTGGGCTTCTATCTCTACGGTAACGCCTGGCTGGGGCGGTCCCCGGACTGGGACGATCCAGCATTGGCGATAGCACTGGTGGCACAGGGTTGGCTCCTCCTCCTGTTCCACGCCGTGCCCGAGGCACActcctgtctctgctccccgccACAACCCTCCGCCCCTGACTATTTTGACACGTCCCAGGCCCCGTCCCGCATGAGGGAGACCAGCTTCGACGAGGACATCCCCCTCTCACACAGGCAGTTTCCGGAGAACCAGAGCTATGGCTTTGACGAAAACACTGCAG GTCTGAGGAGTGCAGGTAATCATAATGGTAACACAGCGCCCAGACCCAGTGCCCCCTTCCGCAGCAACGTGTACCAGCCCACTGAGATGACCATGATCCTGAATGGGGGAGCGGTGAGTTCTCATATT
- the LOC129833676 gene encoding G-protein coupled receptor family C group 5 member B-like isoform X2 — protein MALFPVLLLLLSVLHRGSSQDPDEDSLAVPRGCGWGLVRPYTLLCDLDSVWGVAVESAAASGALAAILLGLIILCRLHHVSEAEKRSGVGPILLLLLGILGLFGLSFAYLIERDEQLCLLRRALWGLLFALCFSCLLVQGVRLRRLGRERRSPGGCALTGLALGLSAVQGIIAAEWLLLTVLREGRAACQYLPLDFSLACSYVLALLLAALGAASFALCGKTRQWRCNAIWLLSACLLSLLLWVAWVGFYLYGNAWLGRSPDWDDPALAIALVAQGWLLLLFHAVPEAHSCLCSPPQPSAPDYFDTSQAPSRMRETSFDEDIPLSHRQFPENQSYGFDENTAGLRSAGNHNGNTAPRPSAPFRSNVYQPTEMTMILNGGAVPSAPPTYTGRQLW, from the exons ATGGCACTcttccctgtcctcctcctcctcctctccgtgCTCCATCGTGGTTCCTCCCAGGACCCTGATGAGGACTCGTTGGCAGTGCCCCGGGGGTGTGGCTGGGGCCTGGTGCGTCCCTACACCCTCCTCTGCGACCTGGACTCTGTTTGGGGCGTGGCGGTCGAATCTGCAGCGGCCAGCGGCGCCCTGGCTGCCATTTTACTGGGCCTGATCATCCTCTGCCGACTACACCATGTGAGCGAGGCGGAGAAGCGCAGCGGCGTGGGACCCATTCTCCTCCTGCTTCTGGGCATCCTGGGCCTGTTCGGCCTCAGTTTCGCCTACCTCATCGAGCGTGACGAACAGCTGTGTCTTCTGCGCCGTGCCCTCTGGGGCCTGCTCTTCGCCCTGTGCTTCTCCTGCCTGCTGGTGCAGGGTGTGCGGCTCCGGAGGTTGGGCCGCGAGCGCCGGAGCCCGGGGGGCTGTGCTCTGACCGGCCTGGCCCTGGGGCTGAGCGCCGTCCAGGGGATCATCGCCGCCGAGTGGCTCCTGCTCACGGTGCTCAGGGAGGGCAGAGCGGCCTGCCAGTACCTGCCTCTGGACTTCTCCTTAGCCTGTAGCTATGTGCTTGCGCTACTGCTAGCCGCGCTGGGAGCGGCCTCCTTCGCTCTCTGTGGGAAGACCCGGCAGTGGCGCTGTAACGCGATCTGGCTCCTCTCCGCctgtctgttgtctctcctcctctgggttGCCTGGGTGGGCTTCTATCTCTACGGTAACGCCTGGCTGGGGCGGTCCCCGGACTGGGACGATCCAGCATTGGCGATAGCACTGGTGGCACAGGGTTGGCTCCTCCTCCTGTTCCACGCCGTGCCCGAGGCACActcctgtctctgctccccgccACAACCCTCCGCCCCTGACTATTTTGACACGTCCCAGGCCCCGTCCCGCATGAGGGAGACCAGCTTCGACGAGGACATCCCCCTCTCACACAGGCAGTTTCCGGAGAACCAGAGCTATGGCTTTGACGAAAACACTGCAG GTCTGAGGAGTGCAGGTAATCATAATGGTAACACAGCGCCCAGACCCAGTGCCCCCTTCCGCAGCAACGTGTACCAGCCCACTGAGATGACCATGATCCTGAATGGGGGAGCG